TAGCGTTCGAGCCGGGGCAGTTCGAAGCGGATCGAGCCGCCCCGCCGGACGGCGCGCTCCACGGTGGTCCAGTCGGCCACGCTGACGTACCGCCGGATCACCGGGAAGAGCAACCGCTCCTCCTCCTCGATGTGCGCGTCGAGCAGGTCACTCAGCCGGGTGAGGCCGGCGGCGAGCCGCGCCGCGACCGTACGCGCTCGCCCCTGGTCCGCGGCGGCGGAGGCGAGGACGGCGACCAGCTCGTCCGCCCCGGCCCGCACCTCGTCCAGCACCGGGTCGAGCGCCGCGTGGTCGGCGCTGAGGTTCCGCAGGTCGACCGCCGCGCCCGCCGAGCGCTCCAGCACCGGCCAGAGCACGTCGTCCTCGGTCTGGTGGTGATGGTGGATGCCGGTGCAGAGCAGCCGCAGATACGTCCGCAGGGCCGTCGCCCGGCGGCGGTCGTACGTGATCCCACCGGCGGCCACCCGGTCGAGCAGCTCGGCCAGCCGCCGGGTGTCGGCCCGCATGGTGCGATGGTTGACGCGAAAACCGAGGAGGTTCGGCTCGGCGCGGGGGGTGGTGGTGCCCATGTTCCGCGACCCTACGCCGCCACTCACCACAGGGGACTCCCGCAGGCCGGGAACCAGGGAAAAGACCCGAAAGCGGCCGTGGTGTTCCGCGCCGAGGTCCGTCGCCTCTTCCTCGCCCGCACTAGAGTTGTCAGTCACTGACAAGACTGCGGACTCCCCGTGAGGTGCCCTGATGGCTGGTGCCCCGTTGCGCGGCCGGGTGCGGTCCGAGGTCCTGCAGCGGCAGGCCGAGATCGCCGAGACGGTCGTGGCGACCATCGTCGCGCAGATCCCCGCGTACGCCGCGCTGTCGCCCGGCCAGCTCGACGAGGTGCGCGCCATCGCGTCGTGGGGCACCGGCCGGGTGCTCGACCTCTGGGTGGCCGGTGGTGAGCTGTCGCCGGAGGACCTGCGCCGGTTCCGGGGCATCGGTGCGGCGCGGGCCCTCGACGGCCGACCCCTGCCGGCGGTGCTGCGCGCCTACCGGCTGGCCGGGCAGGAGGTGACGTCGCGGGTCGAGCGGCTCGGCGGGGACCGGCTGGCGGTCGCCGACATGATGGACCTGGCCCGGCTCTGGATGGCGTGCATCGACGCGCTCTCCGAGGCGATCTGGGAGGGGTACGCCTCCGCCACCGAGCGGGTCGGCGGCGACCGCTCGCACGCCCTGGGCGACCTCGTCGACGACCTGCTGGTCGGCCGTCAGGTCACCCGTACCGGGCTCGCCGACCGGGCGCGCGAGCTGGGGGTCGACATCCCCGACCGGCTGACGATGCTGCTGCTGCGCCCGGCCGACGCGCACACCGAGGTGACCCTGGAGGCGCTCGACGCGTACCTGCACGCGGCGCCGGGCGCCCCCGCCGGAGGGGTCCCGCTGCGGGTCCGCGACGGGCTGGGCATCGCGCTGCTCGCCACCGGCGGGGAGCCCGACACGGCCGGCCTGGCGCAGCGGCGGTGGCGGGGCTGCCGGCTGGCGAACCTCACCGTGACCGAGCTTCCGTCCCGGTTCCGGCTGGGCACCAACCTGCTCCGGTACGCCCCCGCCCGGGCGTTCCGGCCGGACCGGCCGCTGCTGGCGGAGGCCGACGCGCACGTCGTGGGCCTGCTCACCCGGCATGCCGACGCGGACCCGCACCGGCTCGCCGCGCTGGTGCTGGCCGGGGTGCAGCCCGGCGGGCTCACCCACCTGACCGAGGGACTGGACGCCTTCCTCGCCACCGGCTCGGCCAGCCACGCCGCCGAGTTGCTGGGGCTGCACCCGCAGACCATGCGCTACCGGCTGCGCCGGCTGCGCGACCTGACCGGCCGCGACGTGCGCGACGCGTGGGACCGCCTGGTGCTGGAGTCCGCGCTCCTCGTCGCCGGCCCCTTGTCACCCGGTGAGTAACCAGCTTGTCCCCGCCGACAATCATCGTTGCGGTGCCGGTGACCGCCCCCGCAGGCTGGCCGACGTGAACGCAGACGTCATCATCGTGGGCGCCGGGATCGCCGGCCTGGTCGCCGCCGCCGAGGTCGCCGACGCCGGGCGCACCGTCCTGCTGGTGGACCAGGAGGGTGAGCAGAACCTCGGCGGCCAGGCGTTCTGGAGCCTCGGCGGCCTCTTCCTGGTCGACAGCCCCGAGCAGCGCCGCCTCGGCGTCCGCGACTCCCTCGAACTGGCCCGGCAGGACTGGTTCGGTTCCGCCCAGTTCGACCGGGCGGACGACCGCTGGCCGCGCGCCTGGGCGGAGGCGTACCTGGACTTCGCCGCCGGTGAGAAGCGCTCCTGGCTGCACCGGATGGGCCACCGGATCTTCCCCGTGGTGGGCTGGGCCGAGCGCGGCGACGGGCGGGCGACCGGCCACGGCAACTCCGTGCCCCGGTTCCACATCACCTGGGGCACCGGCCCCGGTGTCGTCGCCCCCTTCGAGCGGCGCGTCCGCGCCCACGCCGACGCCGGCCGGGTCACCTTCGCCTTCCGGCACCGGGTCGACGGGCTGATCGTGGAGTCCGGTGCCGTGGTCGGGGTGCACGGCACGGTGCTGGAGCCCACGACGGTCGCGCGGGGCCGGCCGAGCAGCCGGGTCGCCGTGGCCGAGTTCGCACACCGGGCGCAGGCCGTGATCGTCACCAGCGGCGGCATCGGCGGCAACCACGACCTCGTACGCCGGGCCTGGCCGGCGCGGCTCGGCACGCCGCCCCGGCGGATGGTCTCCGGCGTCCCCGCGCACGTCGACGGCCGGATGCTGGGCATCGCCGCCGACGCCGGCGCCCACGTGATCCACCCCGACCGGATGTGGCACTACGTCGAGGGCATCCTCAACTGGGACCCGATCTGGGACAACCACGGCATCCGGATCCTGCCCGGCCCGTCGTCGCTCTGGCTGGACGCCGCCGGCAACCGGCTGCCCGCCCCCTACTTCCCCGGCTTCGACACCCTCGGCACGCTGCGCCACCTGCGCGCCACCGGATACGACTACTCCTGGTTCGTGCTGACCCAGAAGATCATCGAGAAGGAGTTCGCGCTCTCCGGCTCGGAGCAGAACCCCGACCTGACCGGCAAGGACCTCAGGCTCCTGCTCTCCCGGGTGCGCTCCGGTGCGCCGGGGCCGGTGGAGGCGTTCAAGCAGCACGGCGAGGACTTCGTGGTGGCCCGCACCGTCGAGGAGCTGGTGGCCGGGATGAACCGCATCGCCGACGACGACGTGCCGGCGCTGAACGCGGCGGCCGTCCGCACCCTGATCGAGGAACGCGACCGGCAGCTGGCGAACACGTTCACCAAGGACGCCCAGGTGATGGCGATCAGGTCCGCCCGCACCTATCGCGGCGACCGGCTCATCCGGACGGCGGCACCGCACCGGCTGCTGGACGAGGCGGCGGGTCCGCTCATCGCGGTGCGGCTCCACATCCTGTCCCGCAAGACCCTCGGCGGTCTGGAGACCGACCTGTCCGGGCGCTGCCTCACCGGCGACGGGTCGGTCCTGCCCGGCCTCTACGCGGCCGGCGAGGTCAACGGCTTCGGCGGCGGCGGGATGATGGGCTACAACGCGCTGGAGGGCACCTTCCTCGGTGGCTGTCTCTTCTCCGGTCGTACCGCCGGGCGTGCGGTGGCCGCCCAGGTCGGCTGAGCGGCCCTACGGCCGGGTGATCCGGTCGCGCAGCCAGGTGTGGACGCCGTCGAGCGCCGTGCGGGCCAGCGCGACGGGGTGGCCGGTGAAGCCGTGCGGCGCGTCGGGATAGACCCGGACCTCGACGTCGTTGCCGGCCGCCGACAGCCGACCGGCGAGCGCCAGGTTGTCCTCCAGCAGCACGTCGGCGCTGCCCACCACGAGCAGCGTCGGGGGAAGCCCGCCGAGGTCGGCGTAGACGGGTGAGATGTCGGGTCGGGTGCG
This genomic interval from Micromonospora sp. CCTCC AA 2012012 contains the following:
- a CDS encoding FAD-binding dehydrogenase — its product is MNADVIIVGAGIAGLVAAAEVADAGRTVLLVDQEGEQNLGGQAFWSLGGLFLVDSPEQRRLGVRDSLELARQDWFGSAQFDRADDRWPRAWAEAYLDFAAGEKRSWLHRMGHRIFPVVGWAERGDGRATGHGNSVPRFHITWGTGPGVVAPFERRVRAHADAGRVTFAFRHRVDGLIVESGAVVGVHGTVLEPTTVARGRPSSRVAVAEFAHRAQAVIVTSGGIGGNHDLVRRAWPARLGTPPRRMVSGVPAHVDGRMLGIAADAGAHVIHPDRMWHYVEGILNWDPIWDNHGIRILPGPSSLWLDAAGNRLPAPYFPGFDTLGTLRHLRATGYDYSWFVLTQKIIEKEFALSGSEQNPDLTGKDLRLLLSRVRSGAPGPVEAFKQHGEDFVVARTVEELVAGMNRIADDDVPALNAAAVRTLIEERDRQLANTFTKDAQVMAIRSARTYRGDRLIRTAAPHRLLDEAAGPLIAVRLHILSRKTLGGLETDLSGRCLTGDGSVLPGLYAAGEVNGFGGGGMMGYNALEGTFLGGCLFSGRTAGRAVAAQVG
- a CDS encoding hemerythrin domain-containing protein, producing the protein MGTTTPRAEPNLLGFRVNHRTMRADTRRLAELLDRVAAGGITYDRRRATALRTYLRLLCTGIHHHHQTEDDVLWPVLERSAGAAVDLRNLSADHAALDPVLDEVRAGADELVAVLASAAADQGRARTVAARLAAGLTRLSDLLDAHIEEEERLLFPVIRRYVSVADWTTVERAVRRGGSIRFELPRLERYAEPAEMDELRAIAGPVLRLLLAAMRPGFRRREAVVFGD
- a CDS encoding helix-turn-helix domain-containing protein, which translates into the protein MAGAPLRGRVRSEVLQRQAEIAETVVATIVAQIPAYAALSPGQLDEVRAIASWGTGRVLDLWVAGGELSPEDLRRFRGIGAARALDGRPLPAVLRAYRLAGQEVTSRVERLGGDRLAVADMMDLARLWMACIDALSEAIWEGYASATERVGGDRSHALGDLVDDLLVGRQVTRTGLADRARELGVDIPDRLTMLLLRPADAHTEVTLEALDAYLHAAPGAPAGGVPLRVRDGLGIALLATGGEPDTAGLAQRRWRGCRLANLTVTELPSRFRLGTNLLRYAPARAFRPDRPLLAEADAHVVGLLTRHADADPHRLAALVLAGVQPGGLTHLTEGLDAFLATGSASHAAELLGLHPQTMRYRLRRLRDLTGRDVRDAWDRLVLESALLVAGPLSPGE